The following coding sequences are from one Lycium ferocissimum isolate CSIRO_LF1 chromosome 3, AGI_CSIRO_Lferr_CH_V1, whole genome shotgun sequence window:
- the LOC132049622 gene encoding BAG family molecular chaperone regulator 4-like — MEGSINSSSSEMRPSGMVVQKREDDALSNPTITIKFSYASQDFDLPVPSEFTFGEVKSILSSILGVEPKMQKLLFRGKEKEDHEYLHLAGVKDNSKVLVIEEETVEEKIPEEVRVTTEISRGAEAVAEVRKEVDKLSEQVSAVQAVVFDGSNVEVKYIICLEEMLMRQLLKLDGIEAEGEGKLQRKMEVRRVQSLVETMDAVKARNSNPFSNNSNAVSVTTQWETFESGVGSLNAPPPPRPASGVGSLNAIPPPRPASGVGSLEAPPPRPSSGVGSLNGPPPPRPASGVGSLEAPPPRPPSGVGSLNAPPPRPESRVGNLNAAPLRPPSTVVTEEWEQFE; from the exons ATGGAAGGGTCAATTAATAGCAGTAGTAGTGAAATGAGACCAAGTGGCATGGTTGTTCAGAAAAGAGAAGATGATGCTTTATCTAATCCAACTATCACAATCAAATTCTCATATGCTTCACAAGACTTTGATCTTCCTGTTCCCTCTGAATTCACTTTTG GTGAAGTAAAAAGTATCCTTTCTTCAATACTTGGTGTGGAGCCTAAGATGCAAAAACTTCTATTCcgtggaaaagaaaaagaagatcacGAATATCTGCACTTGGCTGGTGTGAAAGACAATTCCAAAGTGTTAGTTATAGAGGAAGAAACGGTTGAGGAGAAAATTCCTGAAGAGGTTAGGGTAACCACTGAAATATCAAGAGGAGCTGAAGCTGTTGCTGAAGTGAGAAAAGAAGTGGATAAGCTGTCAGAGCAG GTCTCTGCTGTACAAGCAGTCGTGTTTGATGGTTCCAATGTTGAAGTCAAGTATATTATCTGTTTGGAAGAGATGCTGATGAGGCAGCTGCTGAAACTGGACGGCATTGAGGCTGAAGGAGAAGGGAAATTACAAAGAAAGATGGAG GTGCGCCGTGTCCAAAGCTTGGTAGAGACAATGGATGCAGTTAAGGCAAGAAATTCCAATCCCTTTAGCAACAACAGTAATGCCGTGTCAGTGACTACTCAATGGGAGACATTTGAGTCGGGAGTCGGAAGCCTGAACGCCCCCCCACCACCCAGACCTGCGTCTGGGGTTGGAAGCCTGAACGCCATCCCACCACCTAGACCTGCATCTGGGGTTGGAAGCCTGGAGGCCCCACCTCCTAGACCTTCGTCTGGGGTTGGAAGCCTGAATGGCCCCCCACCACCTAGACCTGCATCTGGGGTTGGAAGCCTGGAGGCCCCACCTCCTAGACCTCCGTCTGGGGTTGGAAGCCTGAACGCTCCACCCCCTAGACCTGAGTCTCGGGTTGGAAACCTGAATGCTGCACCTCTTAGACCGCCTTCTACTGTAGTGACTGAGGAATGGGAACAATTTGAATAG